The following are from one region of the Variovorax sp. V213 genome:
- a CDS encoding [protein-PII] uridylyltransferase, which produces MIEPAKIDVATLREAYRAKKLALFDTLRFARAPTRSVHAVLRQLSALADQTLCALWHEADFGDSLTLAAVGGFGRGELFPYSDVDVLLLLPPEGHDSEIDPARIEAFIGHCWDAGLEIGSSVRTVEECLAEAEKDVTVQTSLLESRLITGNKKLFVAFRRRFARAIDPQAFFVAKSQEMRHRHQKYDNTPYALEPNCKESPGGLRDLQTILWMTKAAGFGSRWDDLAKNGLATSFEAQQIKRNEALLSLIRARLHVIAKRREDRLVFDLQTAVAASFGYEGESQRKSSEALMRRYYWAAKAVSQLNQILLLNIAERLQPVDEQHTPINERFFERAGLIEIASDDLYEREPHAILETFLLYQKTIGVQGLSARTLRALYNARHVMDSKFRNDPVNHQTFMRILLQPYGITHAFRLMNQTSVLGRYLRVFRSIVGQMQHDLFHVYTVDQHILMVLRNVRRFFIAEHAHEYPFCSQLAAGWDKPWILYVAALFHDIAKGRGGDHSTLGARDVQRFCKQHGIAREDAKLIEFLVAEHLVMSQVAQKQDLSDPEVIGAFAKRVGNERYLTALYLLTVADIRGTSPRVWNAWKGKLLEDLYRYTLRALGGRMPDPDAEVESRKREALVQLALHAQRFEAHKALWDTLDVGYFMRHDATEIAWHAKQLSRFVPPPNVPVDPKAPPVVRAHLSPVGEGLQVVVYTPDQPDLFARICGYFDQSSFNILDAKVHTASNGYALDTFQVVTAFQPDHYRDLISMVESGLAQTLTEAGPLPSPSVGRVSRRVRSFPIKPRISLLPDDKAQRWLLNISASDRAGLLYSVARVLARHHLNLQLAKITTLGERVEDTFLISGPELQGQKTQLAIETELMEALASQ; this is translated from the coding sequence GTGATCGAACCAGCCAAGATCGACGTCGCCACGCTTCGCGAAGCCTATCGCGCGAAGAAACTGGCGCTGTTCGACACCCTGCGTTTTGCGCGCGCGCCCACGCGCAGCGTGCACGCCGTGTTGCGCCAGTTGTCGGCCCTGGCCGACCAGACGCTGTGCGCGCTCTGGCACGAAGCGGACTTCGGCGACTCGCTCACGCTGGCGGCCGTGGGCGGCTTCGGCCGCGGGGAGCTGTTTCCGTATTCCGACGTCGACGTGCTGCTGCTGCTGCCGCCCGAGGGCCACGACAGCGAAATCGATCCGGCGCGCATCGAAGCCTTCATCGGCCACTGCTGGGACGCAGGGCTCGAAATCGGCTCCAGCGTGCGCACCGTCGAAGAGTGCCTGGCCGAAGCCGAGAAAGACGTCACGGTCCAGACCTCGCTGCTCGAATCCCGGCTCATCACGGGCAACAAGAAGCTGTTCGTGGCGTTCCGCAGGCGCTTCGCGAGGGCCATCGATCCGCAGGCCTTTTTCGTGGCCAAGTCGCAGGAAATGCGGCATCGCCACCAGAAGTACGACAACACGCCGTATGCGCTCGAGCCCAATTGCAAGGAATCGCCGGGTGGGCTGCGCGACCTGCAGACCATTCTCTGGATGACCAAGGCCGCCGGCTTCGGCAGCCGCTGGGACGACCTGGCCAAGAACGGGCTGGCAACGTCCTTCGAGGCGCAGCAGATCAAGCGCAACGAAGCCCTGCTCTCGCTGATCCGCGCGCGCCTGCACGTGATTGCCAAGCGGCGCGAAGACCGCCTGGTGTTCGACCTGCAGACGGCCGTGGCCGCGAGCTTCGGCTACGAAGGCGAATCGCAGCGCAAGTCGAGCGAGGCGCTGATGCGGCGCTACTACTGGGCGGCCAAGGCGGTTTCGCAGCTCAATCAGATCCTGCTGCTCAACATCGCGGAGCGGCTGCAGCCGGTGGACGAGCAGCACACGCCGATCAACGAGCGCTTCTTCGAGCGCGCCGGCCTGATCGAAATTGCGAGCGACGATCTCTACGAGCGCGAGCCGCACGCCATCCTCGAGACCTTTCTTCTCTACCAGAAGACCATCGGCGTTCAGGGCCTGTCGGCCCGCACGCTGCGCGCGCTCTACAACGCGCGCCACGTGATGGACAGCAAGTTCCGCAACGATCCGGTCAACCACCAGACCTTCATGCGCATCCTGCTGCAGCCCTACGGCATCACGCATGCGTTCAGGCTCATGAACCAGACCTCGGTGCTGGGCCGCTACCTGCGGGTGTTCCGCAGCATCGTGGGACAGATGCAGCATGACCTGTTCCACGTCTACACGGTAGACCAGCACATCCTGATGGTGCTGCGCAACGTGCGGCGCTTCTTCATCGCCGAGCACGCGCACGAATACCCGTTCTGCTCGCAGCTCGCCGCCGGCTGGGACAAGCCGTGGATCCTCTACGTGGCCGCGCTCTTCCACGACATTGCCAAGGGCCGCGGCGGCGACCATTCGACGCTCGGCGCGCGCGACGTGCAGCGCTTCTGCAAGCAGCACGGCATTGCGCGCGAAGATGCCAAGCTGATCGAATTCCTCGTCGCCGAACACCTGGTGATGAGCCAGGTCGCGCAGAAGCAGGACCTGAGCGACCCCGAGGTGATCGGCGCCTTTGCCAAACGCGTGGGCAACGAGCGCTACCTGACAGCCCTTTATCTGCTGACGGTGGCCGATATCCGCGGCACGTCGCCGCGCGTGTGGAATGCCTGGAAGGGCAAGCTGCTCGAAGACCTGTACCGCTACACGCTGCGCGCGCTCGGCGGTCGCATGCCCGACCCCGACGCCGAGGTGGAATCGCGCAAGCGCGAAGCACTGGTGCAGCTGGCGTTGCACGCCCAGCGCTTCGAGGCCCACAAGGCGCTGTGGGACACGCTCGACGTGGGCTACTTCATGCGCCACGACGCCACCGAGATCGCCTGGCACGCCAAGCAGCTCTCGCGCTTCGTGCCGCCGCCGAACGTGCCCGTCGACCCCAAGGCGCCGCCCGTCGTTCGGGCGCATCTTTCGCCGGTGGGCGAAGGCCTGCAGGTGGTGGTCTACACGCCCGACCAGCCCGACCTGTTCGCGCGCATCTGCGGGTATTTCGATCAGTCGTCGTTCAACATTCTTGACGCGAAAGTACACACCGCAAGCAACGGCTATGCGCTCGACACCTTCCAGGTGGTGACCGCTTTCCAGCCCGACCACTACCGCGACCTCATCAGCATGGTCGAGTCGGGCCTCGCGCAGACGCTGACCGAGGCCGGCCCCCTGCCCTCGCCGAGCGTGGGACGGGTGTCGCGCCGCGTGCGCAGTTTCCCGATCAAGCCGCGCATCAGCCTGCTGCCCGACGACAAGGCTCAGCGCTGGCTGCTCAACATCTCGGCCAGCGACCGCGCGGGACTGCTGTATTCGGTGGCGCGCGTGCTCGCACGACATCACCTGAACCTGCAGCTCGCCAAGATCACAACCCTGGGCGAGCGCGTGGAAGACACCTTCCTGATCAGCGGGCCGGAACTGCAGGGCCAGAAGACGCAGCTGGCGATCGAGACCGAGCTGATGGAAGCGTTGGCGTCGCAGTAG